ccatacatctgtgaTTTGTCATGAACATCCAGGAGGAtggactttgctataaaatgctgtggcttAGTCCTGCTGGTTGGGCTCTCAACTAATcatctaagggggggggggggggggggggctcgttgacaagctccattactgcagtaattaaataataaagttgaCTTGTTTTGAAGAAATGTTAAAGTCTCTCCTTTTGATTAGAATACTTCCATGACATGGTTATGATATAAAATTCAATGTTTCAGAAGTAGAGGCGTCTGTGTAATTGATCTGTACCACTTAGTTATCGTAGCTGAGTTGTAGCTGAGTGTCTCCAATGTCTTAAGGATTTATGTCAGGTTCTGGGAATCAAAAAGGCAATCTGCCTATGCCTATCTTTTGCAGACAAGTTGCATTTTAAAGTATGATTGGATCTGTTGTTTATGCATCTAGTACAATCACTGAGTAGGTCAGTCATCTAAGTATTAGATTTTAGGAATGAACGAGATGACATCACTCAGTTCGTCCAGGCTATCCTGTAGCTGTTCAGCTGTCTGTCTGATCGTCTGGATGAACTTCATGGTCTCTGACTTGACCTCAGCCTTTGGTTCTTCACATCCAGGAGTCAGCTCAGTGGTGGAGTCTGTGTCCATCACTTCTAACTTACTGGTATCAACTGACTGTTCTTTTGCCTTCGCCTGTCGGATGTTGTGGATCTCTCTGGCATCCATGGCAATGAAGAAGATATCAACCGCTACAAAAAAAGCGGAAAATATTCCTGTCGCCACCTCTGCCACATGCACTGCCCTGGCAGTTTGGGCTGCCACCTTGCCAATATTGGCCACCTGGAGTAGTCTGAAGAGCTCTATTGTGCCCGCAAGGCCTTTCCCAGCCCTCACCCCAGCACCAACAGCGGCCTCTACATTGAAACCGGCACTTTCTATCTTAGAAGAGCTACTTTGCATGAGTGTCTCCAAACCCTCAGCAATGTTTTGTAGAGATGTGACCACAGAGTTCATCTTCTCCTGGAACTCCTTGATGATGTTCTTGATGGCTAGGCGGTCGGTGGACTGattgaccatgttggtgatgTTGGATACTCCGGCTGTGGCTCCACCAGCGACAGCCACCCCAATACCAACCCCAGTGACGATCAGGGAGGCGCCCAGAGTGAAGGGAGCCAGGATGAGCCCCACTATAGAGGTGATTCCTCCAGCTACCCCAATAACACCCCCCGTCAGACTGCCTATGGTGGTGCCTTTGTGCATACTCTCCAAGCCGTCTGCCAGAGTTCTCAGCTTGTCCAAGGTTGTCTGGAGTTCCTCCACAGTTTTCTCACTCTATAGAAATGAATGAATACATACATGTATATTAATGAATGGAaatgtagatggttaccagacataTTGAATGATTGAACGATTGATATTGCATAGCAAACCTTTTTTGTGAGGAAACTGATAATGAAGGGTTTCGCCATGATTTCACCAGCTGAAGGCCTAATGGTCGAGTCTTGTTGGAAGATGTCACACAGGAGGTCGCGGAGCTCCGGTGAGAAGCTCTTTGGTAGAGATGGGTAAGGACCCCCCAATATTTTTTCAATGAGCTTCAATGTGTTCTCTGCAGTGAACTGAGAAGAAATAACTGTCTATGATCACACGATATCCATCATTATCTGGGTGGTGGACAGGCAAAATAGAACGAGTTCAACTTGTGTCAGAATTATTGGATTTTGATCAACCCTTCAAGTCAGAATTTTGCAACCTGAGTTTACACGTTTTTGTTGTCTGATCTTTTAACTTTTCAGCGGAAAATTGATAAAACAGAGCAATCTTACAATCTTAATCATTTTTATAAGATACATGTAGCTAGTTTAACTTTGTCAATGTTAGCTATCTTAAGCCAGCTGGGTAGACACTTATCTCATTGGTTGAATAATTATTTCTACTTTAAAACTATTTGACTGCACTCACGTCATATACAACTTCACCAACTGGAAAATGTGAAATAACAGCGAGCATTTGAATGCAGGATTACTTACTGCACCCTGAAGCGTACACAACTCATACAGCACACACCCCAAGGACCAAATATCACTGCAAAGAATGGAAAATAAATACGTTAATTCtcatgtaattattattattttacactGCATAACCCTCATGCTTATTTTTGCACTTATAAACCTGTTATAAATCCTCTATAAATGTTTCATAAACATATCCTATGGTaacactgtgtgtgcgtgtgcgtgtgtgtgtggtgtaacagCCATGTCAGTAGATCTCTGCAAATGTCACCTTCACATTTTCATTATTGTCTAGGTCATCTTATTGGCCTGGTTTACCTAACGTATGGCTTGTGACACATATCATGTCATTTTATGATGCCACATCATAGGCCTTGTGACAGAGGGTTCAAGTTACAGTAAATGAGGGATTACCTAGCATCAAATGTTTTGTTAGCTTTTGTGATTTCATTCTCATCTCACGTTACCTTGAACAATTAGGGAAATTGCAAATTATTACCTCAATATCCTTACATTTTTCCAggaatatatatttaaatatgcGTCTTAAATGTTTTCTACCTTTTGGTGTCATAGATTCCACCAGTTAGAATCTCTGGGCCTAAATAACCCACTATTCCGTCCTCGTTGGTAGtcctaataaataaaaaaaagtcacATGAACAGAATTTTCCCCCCATACTCATTTatgtaataaaaaatacaaaactatTAATTGATGTAACTATTAATGTATGTTGTGTAAATTCAACATGAGCCTTTTATAATTGCCAAACTAACATACTTTTCGTTGGCACTTCCAAACGCTCCCAAACGAAGTGTTTCAAATTCTGTGAGAAGTATGTTCTAGTATAGATAAGAAAATACCAGTTGAGGTGTTAAGCAACAGTTTATGACATTCCATCATTTAATTTTGGCACTGATATGAATCAAAACATACATTGGTGTAATAATCTCTATTTGTCTCGCTGTGAAGTCAACAATCCCCCACAAATCATAACATGCAGTTGATTATTTAAACAGGGCTTTACATAAAACCTTACATTTTATCAACCCTCCTTTTTCTTTAAGTTTATTTACAGGCTATCTATAAACTAATAGTCTTTACAATATGTTCTGTTAGCAGTACCTGGGGTCTCAGTTCTCTGTGAAGAAGGCCCTGGTCATGTACATGCTTCAGGGCCAtgccgatcttgacaaaccagtCCATAATCTGTGAAGGTATCAAAGTAATGTATATTTAGTCTAAAATAAAAACAGTTGTGATGTGGATTCTTCTAGTCATTACTTCAGTTACCTTCTCAGAGTACTCTTCTGTAGGGTTAGTCATCTGCTCTTGTATCTTCTGAGAGAGATTTCCCTTTGCACAATGGTCTGTCACTATATAGTAGCAGTTATCCTCTGTGAAAATGTATTAGTAGTTTGTGTGTGAACACTACTTGAGAATACTAATCGTGAAACATATTAATACTGTAGTAGTTAATTTGTTGATATAGCTGATACTGTATTACCTTGTAATTCCAATACATTGTCTCTGAAACAAATGAAATACATAAAACGACAAATATAACGACAAAGTTAATGATGTAGTTACCTAGAAATGAGTTTTTGTAGCTTACAATGTGGGGGTGAATAATCTGTCTGAGGCATTCAACCTCTGAGACAATTTCTCCAGCACTTGAGTTCAGGACAGATGTCTGTCAAAACAAATGATATGTGACTTATTGAAAGATATAGGCATGTTAATTATTTAGTTTATCTTTATGAATACATGTCATTATCAGTCATTATTGTTGCATCTGCAGAGTTGCCTATAATTGAAAACCAATTATGTATACTATCCCTCTGTGATCATTCCAAAAACTCTAAGATGTAATCAATTCAGAAATAACAAATAGTTCTCACTTACCTCATACAATTTGATCTCTTTAATGACGAACTGGTCACCATGTTTGTCAGTAGCTATGACACCATTCTCTACCTCCTTCTGAGTAGTGTATCCTTTCTTCTCAAGGACACTCTGTGTTTTCCCCATCTTTAAATTTCACTGGAATCTGTGTTTCACTCATGTCAATTAGCAAATCAATAAAGTACATTTTCATATACACTGAGgtcacaaaacattaggaacaccttcctaatattgagtttcaccccttttgccctcagaacagcctgaattcgtcggggcatggactccacaaggtgtcgaaagtgttccacagggatgctggcccaccttgacgccaatgcttcccacagttgtgtcaagttggctgaatgtcctttgggtggtggacccttcTTCATACACACGGgatactgttgagcgtgaaaaacccagcatctttgcagttcttgacacactaaaaccggtgctcctggcacctactaccataccccgttcaaatgcaccattcactctctgaatggcacaattgtctcaaggcttaaaagtccttctttaacctgtctcctccctttcatcgaCAAtaattgaagtgaatttaacatgtGACATTAACAAGGGATCAAatatttcacctggatttacctggtcagtctatgtcatggaaagagcaggtgttcctaatattttgtacactcagtgtataaacaCATTGATTTGCAATAATACAACCATACCAGTAAGGTGTATATGTTATTAACACAGGTTTACCTTTGcttgtctgtctgaatgttgtgCTGCTGGATTACCTTACCTAAGATTTGAATATTGTCTGTCTTCTGGTTGTGCTGCTGTCTTACTTTACCTATGATTTGAATAGGAGGTCCAGTCTTATATGCAGGACTCCTCTACTTATGTGGTTTGATCAAACAAACACACCCATATCCGCATTACATGTCAAGCAATAATGGATTAACTATCAACCGGTGTGTCAGCTGGGAGAGACTATAGGGACGTTTGGACTAAACCAAAGCATTCAGTTCATGTGATTTACAGGAAATCCTATTGTATGCCTTTAGGCTGAAGTAGAGTTCAAATGATGAAACAAGAGCTGTTTACTGTTGTCAAATTGTTAGTTTTTCCTGCTTTTATTGTCCTCTGTACGTACCTGTGTgtttattattataaaaaaaaaaaattggggggggggtaatgggTAGATCACCTTTAATATTGCAGGCAGATTCTGTCTTCCATCAacgtaattgtctgcataatttccaatcctcCACATATTTTTGtagtaaaaatataaaatatacaaattaaatttttaaaatgtatattcctttattatttttctctaaccctaccatccctccccttattggagtaaactaacggacaacaacacttaggcttctacttccagcttttACATACtttatacattttacggacacagtatattttacggTAGTTATCttctgtttgtttttagtcccatccttcagctccactcaaccccttccatctatctctgaacaccatccagttttgatttctatttgccatatatttttcaactgcgctgtgatgtttcacaaaagtgctgaacctttctattctcatagattcTACATATTGAAAATGAAAGGCAATTTATATTATTGAtggattgactatgactttttaaaTCACCTAGCGGTGCTATTTTCagagctccaggtaaatgttgcaattcttcagccattcctgaacctgcaaccaaaaacaagctacatattatggacagtaccaaaacaaatgatctaatgttTCGGGTCTCTTTGAGCAAAATCTGCAGAgatgggatggttgtatcccccatatatataacattctattggttg
This is a stretch of genomic DNA from Salvelinus alpinus chromosome 11, SLU_Salpinus.1, whole genome shotgun sequence. It encodes these proteins:
- the LOC139534348 gene encoding serine/threonine-protein kinase Nek11-like, producing MGKTQSVLEKKGYTTQKEVENGVIATDKHGDQFVIKEIKLYETSVLNSSAGEIVSEVECLRQIIHPHIVSYKNSFLEDNCYYIVTDHCAKGNLSQKIQEQMTNPTEEYSEKIMDWFVKIGMALKHVHDQGLLHRELRPQNILLTEFETLRLGAFGSANEKTTNEDGIVGYLGPEILTGGIYDTKSDIWSLGCVLYELCTLQGAFTAENTLKLIEKILGGPYPSLPKSFSPELRDLLCDIFQQDSTIRPSAGEIMAKPFIISFLTKKSEKTVEELQTTLDKLRTLADGLESMHKGTTIGSLTGGVIGVAGGITSIVGLILAPFTLGASLIVTGVGIGVAVAGGATAGVSNITNMVNQSTDRLAIKNIIKEFQEKMNSVVTSLQNIAEGLETLMQSSSSKIESAGFNVEAAVGAGVRAGKGLAGTIELFRLLQVANIGKVAAQTARAVHVAEVATGIFSAFFVAVDIFFIAMDAREIHNIRQAKAKEQSVDTSKLEVMDTDSTTELTPGCEEPKAEVKSETMKFIQTIRQTAEQLQDSLDELSDVISFIPKI